In a single window of the Bacteroides acidifaciens genome:
- a CDS encoding BT_3987 domain-containing protein, translating into MKKLIFSLASICLLTACQNELYKNPLEDFQSEQGAFIDSKSTVQIFVEEDTELSVKDVKIALVKPTGAAVKVSVVAGDKEQLDRFNSKNKTDYTMLPAEMYAVGKEVEFASMSTSQVLDVTLKNVKFESGVSYALPIKIANGDVAGIDGEKETLIVLEQRIRTKCLMMKNTNGAEDANMWPEGLSVPQWTFEVMLNRAAYKQNNMAIGGTKQVTGSTPLDEIYTRFGDVTIDPNQLQIKTGASQIDVDKEKFAAQPNTWYMIAFVYDGKKTYVYVNGNLVAEQEIRSGEYKLAGFWIGGKNDYVREYRFWRIARTPKQLSDYAWKMVDPTDDDLVVYYPCNGKKRNDDGTIVEDETMIWDWSKGAHHLAMPNNAYYDDNSGNMFIFPEVK; encoded by the coding sequence ATGAAGAAATTAATATTTAGTTTGGCAAGTATCTGCCTTTTGACTGCTTGTCAGAATGAACTTTATAAAAATCCGCTTGAGGATTTTCAAAGTGAACAAGGAGCATTTATCGATTCGAAGAGTACGGTTCAGATATTCGTGGAAGAGGATACTGAATTGTCGGTCAAAGATGTAAAGATAGCTTTGGTAAAGCCCACAGGGGCTGCTGTCAAAGTATCTGTTGTTGCGGGCGACAAAGAGCAGCTCGACCGGTTCAATAGTAAAAATAAGACAGACTACACTATGCTTCCGGCTGAAATGTACGCTGTTGGCAAAGAGGTAGAATTTGCATCAATGTCTACTTCGCAGGTATTGGACGTGACGCTGAAAAACGTAAAATTTGAATCAGGAGTGAGCTATGCTTTGCCAATTAAGATTGCCAATGGCGATGTTGCCGGTATCGACGGTGAGAAAGAGACACTGATTGTTTTGGAACAACGTATCAGAACTAAGTGTCTGATGATGAAAAACACCAACGGTGCGGAAGATGCTAATATGTGGCCGGAAGGTCTCTCTGTTCCGCAATGGACATTTGAGGTAATGCTTAATCGTGCGGCTTACAAGCAGAATAACATGGCTATCGGCGGAACCAAGCAGGTGACAGGTTCTACACCGTTGGACGAAATCTATACTCGTTTCGGTGACGTGACCATCGATCCGAACCAGTTGCAGATTAAGACCGGTGCATCACAAATCGATGTAGACAAAGAAAAGTTTGCCGCTCAACCAAATACATGGTATATGATTGCGTTTGTGTACGATGGCAAAAAGACCTATGTTTATGTCAACGGCAATTTGGTAGCCGAACAGGAAATTCGTAGCGGCGAGTATAAACTGGCAGGATTCTGGATTGGAGGAAAGAATGACTACGTTCGCGAATACCGTTTCTGGAGAATAGCCCGTACGCCCAAGCAGTTGAGCGATTATGCATGGAAGATGGTTGACCCGACCGACGATGACTTGGTTGTTTACTATCCGTGTAATGGTAAGAAGCGCAATGATGACGGAACAATTGTTGAAGATGAAACCATGATTTGGGACTGGAGTAAGGGAGCACATCACCTTGCTATGCCCAACAATGCTTATTACGACGACAACAGCGGTAATATGTTTATCTTCCCTGAAGTAAAATAA
- a CDS encoding RNA polymerase sigma-70 factor, whose translation MEMMMDKESFDQRDFFSRLVKANYSRIKQFAYGLLRTELDAEDVTQEVFTRLWERRHIWVDNEREIDSYLLIMTRNIAINRYKHEQVRQEYEERFTLEAPSFLMEEDFLERYYCRETLQDVYSVLATLPERRRRAFELSRFDEKSYKEIADIMNVSVRTIERQIYLTLVELRKIFGNSHFS comes from the coding sequence ATGGAAATGATGATGGATAAGGAGAGTTTTGACCAAAGAGATTTCTTTTCGCGGTTGGTCAAAGCCAATTATTCTAGGATAAAGCAGTTTGCTTACGGCTTGCTGAGAACCGAGTTGGATGCGGAAGATGTTACTCAGGAAGTTTTTACCCGACTTTGGGAAAGGCGTCACATATGGGTGGACAATGAAAGAGAGATTGATTCCTATCTTTTGATTATGACGCGAAACATCGCAATCAATCGCTACAAGCACGAGCAGGTGAGACAGGAGTACGAAGAGCGTTTTACGCTGGAAGCCCCCTCATTTCTGATGGAAGAGGATTTTCTGGAGAGATATTACTGCCGGGAAACGCTTCAGGATGTATATTCCGTACTTGCTACGCTTCCCGAGCGCAGGAGAAGAGCGTTTGAACTGAGCCGTTTTGATGAAAAAAGCTATAAGGAAATAGCCGATATCATGAACGTATCTGTCCGTACGATAGAGCGGCAAATCTATTTGACGTTGGTGGAACTGAGAAAGATTTTTGGGAATTCACATTTTTCCTAA
- a CDS encoding TetR/AcrR family transcriptional regulator: MTVSKTKAKLVDVARQLFAKMGVENTTMNDIALASKKGRRTLYTYFKSKDEIYLAVVESELDILSDMMKRVSEKNISPDEKLLELIYTRLDAVKEVVYRNGTLRANFFRDIWRVEKVRKKFDAKEMQLFKAVLLEGQAKGVFHIDDVEMTADLIHYCVKGIEVPYIRGHIGAHLDEDTRNRYVSNIVFGALHRTEI, from the coding sequence ATGACCGTATCCAAGACAAAAGCCAAATTAGTAGATGTTGCCCGTCAGCTTTTTGCGAAGATGGGAGTAGAGAACACGACAATGAACGATATCGCTCTTGCTTCTAAAAAAGGTAGAAGGACTCTATATACCTATTTTAAAAGTAAGGATGAAATCTATCTGGCTGTTGTAGAATCAGAACTGGATATCCTGTCGGATATGATGAAGCGGGTGTCGGAAAAGAATATCTCTCCGGATGAAAAACTATTGGAACTGATATATACCCGGCTGGATGCGGTAAAAGAAGTCGTCTACCGGAACGGGACGTTGCGTGCCAACTTCTTCCGTGACATATGGCGGGTAGAGAAGGTGCGTAAGAAATTCGATGCAAAGGAGATGCAGCTCTTTAAGGCGGTTCTTCTGGAAGGACAGGCAAAAGGAGTTTTCCACATTGACGATGTAGAGATGACTGCCGATTTGATACATTATTGCGTGAAGGGAATTGAAGTTCCTTATATCCGCGGTCATATAGGTGCGCATCTGGATGAAGATACGAGAAACAGATATGTGTCCAACATTGTGTTTGGCGCACTGCATAGAACAGAAATTTAA
- the fabG gene encoding 3-oxoacyl-[acyl-carrier-protein] reductase — protein sequence MGLLDGKTAIVTGAARGIGKAIALKFAAEGANIAFTDLVIDENADNTVKELEAMGVKAKGYASNAANFEDTAKVVEEIHKDFGRIDILVNNAGITRDGLMMRMSEQQWDMVINVNLKSAFNFIHACTPIMMRQKAGSIINMASVVGVHGNAGQANYAASKAGMIALAKSIAQELGSRGIRANAIAPGFILTDMTAALSDEVRAEWAKKIPLRRGGTPEDVANIATFLASDMSSYVSGQVIQVDGGMNM from the coding sequence ATGGGATTATTAGACGGAAAAACAGCCATTGTAACCGGTGCTGCCCGAGGTATTGGTAAGGCTATCGCTCTGAAGTTTGCCGCCGAAGGCGCAAACATCGCATTTACTGACCTTGTCATTGACGAAAATGCAGATAATACAGTTAAAGAATTGGAAGCAATGGGCGTGAAAGCCAAAGGTTATGCTTCTAACGCTGCTAACTTTGAAGATACTGCAAAGGTCGTAGAAGAAATCCACAAGGACTTCGGACGTATCGATATATTGGTAAACAATGCCGGTATCACTCGTGACGGCTTGATGATGCGTATGAGCGAACAGCAATGGGATATGGTAATCAACGTGAACCTGAAGTCTGCATTTAACTTCATCCACGCTTGTACACCTATCATGATGCGTCAAAAAGCAGGTAGCATTATCAATATGGCATCCGTAGTAGGTGTTCACGGTAATGCGGGACAAGCTAACTATGCTGCTTCTAAAGCAGGTATGATTGCATTGGCGAAGTCTATCGCACAGGAACTCGGTTCTCGCGGCATCCGTGCCAACGCTATCGCTCCGGGATTCATCCTGACAGACATGACTGCTGCTCTCTCTGACGAAGTAAGAGCTGAATGGGCAAAGAAAATTCCTTTGCGTCGTGGCGGTACTCCTGAAGATGTGGCAAACATCGCTACCTTCTTGGCTTCTGATATGTCTTCTTATGTATCAGGACAGGTGATTCAGGTAGATGGTGGTATGAATATGTAA
- a CDS encoding RluA family pseudouridine synthase, producing the protein MTVVYEDNHIIVVNKTASEIVQADKTGDTPLSETVKQYLKEKYQKPGNVFIGVTHRLDRPVSGLVIFAKTSKALTRLNEMFRTSEVKKTYWAVVKNAPGEPEGELVHFLVRNEKQNKSYAYDKEVPNSKKAILDYRLIGRSENYYLLEVDLKTGRHHQIRCQLAKMGCPIKGDLKYGSPRSNPDGSICLHARRVRFVHPVSKELIALEAPLPDGNLWKGFELF; encoded by the coding sequence ATGACTGTTGTATACGAAGACAACCATATCATTGTAGTCAACAAGACCGCTTCCGAGATTGTCCAGGCAGACAAGACGGGGGATACGCCGCTTTCGGAGACTGTGAAACAGTACCTGAAAGAGAAGTACCAGAAACCCGGCAATGTCTTCATCGGTGTGACACACCGGCTGGACCGCCCCGTAAGCGGTCTTGTCATATTTGCCAAAACGAGCAAGGCACTTACGCGTCTCAATGAGATGTTCCGCACCAGTGAGGTGAAGAAGACCTACTGGGCAGTGGTGAAGAACGCTCCCGGAGAACCGGAAGGCGAACTGGTACATTTCCTTGTACGCAATGAGAAGCAGAACAAGAGTTATGCGTACGATAAAGAAGTGCCGAATAGCAAGAAGGCGATTTTGGACTACCGCCTAATCGGCCGTTCGGAGAATTATTATTTGCTCGAAGTTGATTTGAAAACCGGGCGCCATCATCAGATTCGTTGCCAGTTGGCAAAGATGGGATGTCCCATTAAGGGAGACTTGAAATACGGCTCTCCTCGTTCCAATCCCGATGGCAGCATTTGCCTGCATGCCCGGAGGGTACGGTTCGTACACCCCGTCTCGAAAGAGTTGATAGCGCTTGAAGCTCCTCTCCCCGATGGAAACCTATGGAAAGGATTTGAACTGTTCTAA
- a CDS encoding GH92 family glycosyl hydrolase has product MKAFKLLALASCFLLATGSGVAQRDYSKSEGLLQYVDPYIGSGYHGHVFVGTSVPYGMVQLGPSNIHKGWDWCSGYHYSDSILIGFSHTHLSGTGCTDLGDILIMPLNEIRTPRGNQDDIRDGYASRYSHDNEIARPEYYSLLLDRYNIRAELTATDRVGFHRYTYPEGKPASILIDLREGNGSNAYDSYIRKIDDYTVEGYRYVRGWSPSRKVYFVLKSDKKIEQFTAYDDNTPKPWDQLKVASVKSVLTFGNVKEVKIKVAISSVSCANAAMNLQEELSHWDFDKTVKMSAGRWNKELARMTVETDDEASKRTFYTAHYHTMIAPTLYCDVNGEYRGMNDMIYTDPKKVNYTTLSLWDTYRALHPLMTIIQPEMVDNVVNSMLSIYRQQDKLPIWPLMSGETNQMPGYSSVPVIADAYLKGFTGFDAEEALQAMKATATYEKQKGVPYVIEKGYIPADKIHEATSIAMEYAVDDWGIAAMARKMGKTGDAATYAKRAHYYKNYFDSSIHFIRPKLEDGSWRTPYDPARSIHTVGDFCEGNGWQYTFFAPQDPYGLIGLFGGDKPFVAKLDNFFTNNDSMGEGASSDITGLIGQYAHGNEPSHHVAYLYAYAGEQWKTAEKVRFIMDEFYTDRPEGIIGNEDCGQMSAWYLLSSMGLYQVNPSDGVFVFGSPCFKKVEMKVRGGKTFTVEAPNNNKENIYIQKVYLNGKPYNKSYIIYDDIINGSTLKFVMGKKPNKNFGKAPANRPVVLNKINE; this is encoded by the coding sequence ATGAAGGCATTTAAACTACTCGCACTTGCTTCCTGCTTTTTACTTGCGACAGGAAGCGGAGTTGCACAACGGGACTATTCAAAAAGTGAAGGACTGCTTCAGTATGTCGACCCTTATATCGGCTCCGGTTATCACGGGCATGTATTTGTAGGAACGAGCGTTCCTTACGGCATGGTGCAGCTCGGCCCTAGCAATATCCATAAAGGATGGGACTGGTGCTCCGGCTATCATTATTCCGACAGCATCTTGATAGGTTTCTCGCATACTCATCTGAGCGGTACGGGATGTACCGACTTAGGTGATATTCTCATTATGCCGTTGAATGAAATCCGTACTCCTAGAGGAAATCAGGATGATATACGCGACGGCTACGCTTCCCGCTATTCGCACGATAATGAGATAGCCCGTCCCGAATATTACTCCTTACTTCTCGACCGCTATAATATCAGAGCGGAACTGACGGCAACAGACCGGGTAGGCTTCCATCGTTATACATACCCCGAAGGCAAGCCTGCTTCTATATTGATTGACTTGCGCGAAGGGAACGGCTCGAATGCCTATGATAGCTATATCCGTAAAATAGACGACTATACAGTAGAAGGCTATCGCTACGTAAGGGGTTGGAGCCCTTCCCGGAAAGTCTATTTTGTGCTGAAGAGCGACAAGAAGATAGAGCAGTTTACAGCCTACGATGATAATACGCCGAAACCCTGGGACCAACTGAAAGTAGCATCCGTAAAAAGCGTCCTCACCTTCGGCAATGTAAAAGAAGTAAAGATAAAGGTTGCTATTTCTTCCGTTAGCTGTGCCAATGCAGCAATGAACCTGCAAGAAGAACTTTCTCATTGGGACTTTGACAAAACAGTAAAGATGAGTGCCGGACGATGGAATAAAGAACTTGCAAGAATGACAGTAGAGACGGATGATGAGGCTTCCAAACGTACTTTTTATACTGCGCATTATCATACCATGATTGCTCCTACGCTTTATTGTGACGTGAATGGAGAATATAGAGGGATGAATGATATGATTTACACTGACCCGAAGAAGGTCAACTATACCACCCTTTCTTTATGGGATACCTACCGGGCCCTGCATCCTCTGATGACTATCATCCAGCCTGAAATGGTAGACAACGTGGTCAACTCCATGCTTTCCATCTACCGCCAGCAGGACAAGCTTCCTATCTGGCCTTTGATGAGCGGTGAAACTAATCAAATGCCGGGTTATAGCTCCGTCCCTGTCATTGCCGATGCCTACCTGAAAGGATTTACCGGATTCGATGCGGAAGAAGCATTGCAGGCAATGAAAGCGACTGCCACTTATGAGAAACAAAAAGGAGTCCCTTATGTGATAGAGAAAGGATATATCCCTGCCGATAAAATCCATGAAGCTACCTCGATAGCCATGGAATATGCAGTAGATGACTGGGGAATTGCCGCCATGGCACGTAAAATGGGAAAGACCGGAGATGCGGCAACTTACGCGAAACGTGCGCATTACTATAAAAACTACTTCGACTCTTCCATCCACTTCATTCGTCCGAAGTTGGAAGACGGTTCCTGGCGTACTCCTTATGACCCGGCACGATCCATCCATACCGTCGGAGACTTCTGCGAAGGCAACGGCTGGCAATATACATTCTTCGCTCCGCAAGACCCGTATGGGCTAATCGGTCTATTCGGTGGTGACAAACCGTTTGTCGCCAAACTCGATAACTTCTTTACTAATAATGACAGCATGGGCGAAGGCGCATCCAGTGATATTACCGGACTTATCGGGCAATACGCACATGGAAATGAACCGAGCCATCACGTCGCCTACCTGTATGCATATGCCGGCGAGCAATGGAAAACAGCGGAGAAAGTGCGTTTCATTATGGATGAATTCTATACAGACCGACCGGAAGGCATCATCGGTAATGAAGACTGCGGTCAGATGTCCGCCTGGTATCTTCTTTCATCCATGGGGCTTTATCAAGTGAATCCGTCGGACGGTGTATTTGTTTTCGGCAGCCCGTGTTTTAAGAAAGTCGAAATGAAGGTACGTGGTGGCAAGACATTTACAGTTGAAGCTCCCAACAATAACAAAGAGAATATTTATATCCAGAAAGTTTATTTGAACGGTAAGCCTTATAATAAGAGTTATATCATATATGATGATATTATCAACGGCAGCACTTTGAAGTTTGTAATGGGAAAGAAACCGAATAAGAATTTCGGCAAGGCTCCGGCAAACAGACCGGTTGTTTTGAATAAGATAAATGAATAA
- a CDS encoding glycoside hydrolase family 130 protein, whose protein sequence is MKSTFLFLLATTMMTCTAYGQSDNNKENKLPDWAFGGFERPKNVNPVISPIENTKFYCPLAKDSIAWESNDTFNPAATLYNGEIVVLYRAEDKSGVGIGHRTSRLGYATSTDGTRFKREKSPVFYPDNDSQKELEWPGGCEDPRVAVTEDGLYVMMYTQWNRHVPRLAVATSRNLKDWTKHGPAFAKAYNGKFFNLGCKSGSILTEVVKGKQLIKKINGQYFMYWGEEHVFAATSDDLINWTPVVNTDGSLKKLFSPRDGYFDSHLTECGPPAIYTPKGIVLLYNGKNHAGRGDKRYTANVYAAGQALFDANEPTRFITRLDEPFFRPMDSFEKSGQYVDGTVFIEGMVYFKNKWYLYYGCADSKVGVAVYNPKHPAKADPLP, encoded by the coding sequence ATGAAATCAACTTTTTTATTTCTACTTGCTACAACGATGATGACCTGTACCGCCTACGGACAGTCTGACAATAACAAAGAGAACAAATTGCCCGATTGGGCTTTCGGCGGTTTCGAACGTCCGAAGAACGTCAATCCTGTAATATCTCCCATAGAAAACACTAAGTTTTATTGCCCGTTGGCAAAAGATTCCATTGCCTGGGAATCGAATGACACCTTCAATCCGGCAGCCACGCTCTACAATGGGGAGATTGTCGTATTGTATCGTGCAGAAGATAAGTCCGGTGTCGGCATCGGTCACCGCACTTCCCGTCTCGGCTATGCCACTTCTACCGATGGCACGCGTTTCAAACGGGAAAAGTCGCCGGTGTTCTATCCGGACAATGATTCGCAAAAAGAACTGGAATGGCCGGGTGGCTGTGAAGACCCGCGAGTTGCCGTGACAGAAGACGGACTTTATGTAATGATGTACACACAATGGAACCGCCATGTGCCCCGCCTGGCAGTAGCCACTTCCCGCAATCTGAAAGACTGGACAAAGCACGGTCCTGCCTTTGCCAAAGCATACAACGGAAAATTCTTCAACTTGGGATGCAAATCCGGCTCTATCCTGACGGAAGTAGTAAAAGGAAAACAGCTTATCAAGAAAATCAACGGACAATACTTTATGTACTGGGGCGAAGAACATGTATTTGCCGCCACTTCCGATGATTTAATCAACTGGACGCCTGTTGTCAACACAGACGGCTCCCTAAAGAAACTATTCTCTCCCCGCGACGGATATTTCGACAGCCATCTTACCGAATGTGGACCTCCGGCTATCTACACCCCGAAAGGCATCGTCCTTCTCTACAACGGAAAGAACCATGCGGGAAGAGGAGACAAACGCTACACCGCCAACGTCTATGCTGCCGGACAAGCTCTTTTCGATGCCAACGAACCGACCCGCTTCATCACCCGTCTTGACGAACCGTTCTTCCGTCCGATGGACAGCTTTGAGAAAAGCGGCCAATACGTAGACGGCACCGTTTTTATCGAAGGAATGGTTTACTTCAAAAACAAATGGTATTTGTATTATGGCTGTGCAGACTCCAAGGTAGGCGTAGCCGTTTATAACCCGAAACACCCCGCCAAGGCTGACCCGCTGCCATAA
- a CDS encoding glycoside hydrolase family 125 protein has protein sequence MNITKAFCLSMALLGAANIQAMENSNFIIRQDNTKVNNYRTNRPEAAKRLFVSQAVEQQIAHIKQLLTNARLAWMFENCFPNTLDTTVHFDGKDDTFVYTGDIHAMWLRDSGAQVWPYVQLANKDPELKKMLAGVINRQFKCINIDPYANAFNMNSEGGEWMSDLTAMKPELHERKWEIDSLCYPIRLAYHYWKTTGDASVFSDEWLAAIANVLKTFKEQQRKDDAKGPYRFQRKTERALDTMTNDGWGNPVKPVGLIASAFRPSDDATTFQFLVPSNFFAVTSLRKAAEILTTVNKKPDLAKQCTVLADEVEKALKKYAIYNHPKYGKIYAFEVDGFGNQLLMDDANVPSLIALPYLGDVKVNDPIYQNTRKFVWSEDNPYFFKGTAGEGIGGPHIGYDMIWPMSIMMKAFTSQNDAEIKTCIKMLMDTDAGTGFMHESFHKNDPKNFTRSWFAWQNTLFGELILKLVNEGKVDLLNSIR, from the coding sequence ATGAATATTACTAAAGCCTTTTGCTTATCCATGGCACTCTTGGGCGCAGCCAACATACAGGCTATGGAGAACAGTAATTTTATCATCCGACAAGATAATACCAAAGTCAACAACTATCGGACGAACCGCCCGGAAGCAGCGAAACGCCTGTTCGTCTCGCAAGCCGTAGAGCAACAGATTGCGCACATCAAGCAACTGCTGACTAACGCCCGGCTGGCGTGGATGTTCGAGAACTGTTTCCCGAACACGCTGGACACAACCGTCCATTTCGACGGCAAGGACGATACATTTGTTTATACGGGCGATATTCATGCCATGTGGCTTCGCGACTCCGGTGCACAAGTATGGCCTTATGTGCAACTTGCCAACAAAGATCCGGAACTGAAAAAGATGCTCGCCGGCGTCATCAACCGCCAGTTCAAGTGTATCAACATCGACCCGTACGCCAATGCTTTCAATATGAACTCCGAAGGAGGCGAATGGATGAGCGACCTCACCGCCATGAAGCCCGAACTGCATGAACGCAAATGGGAAATCGACTCGCTCTGCTATCCTATCCGTCTGGCTTATCATTACTGGAAAACGACGGGAGATGCCAGTGTATTTTCCGACGAATGGCTCGCAGCCATCGCCAACGTACTGAAAACGTTCAAGGAGCAGCAACGCAAGGACGACGCCAAAGGTCCTTATCGCTTCCAACGCAAAACGGAACGTGCGCTCGACACAATGACAAACGACGGCTGGGGTAATCCTGTGAAGCCTGTCGGGCTGATTGCTTCCGCTTTCCGCCCTTCCGACGATGCCACAACTTTCCAGTTCCTTGTTCCGTCCAACTTCTTCGCTGTCACTTCGCTTCGCAAAGCTGCCGAGATTCTGACTACGGTCAATAAGAAGCCGGATTTAGCGAAGCAATGCACAGTTCTTGCAGACGAAGTGGAAAAGGCCCTGAAGAAGTATGCAATTTACAATCACCCGAAGTATGGTAAAATCTATGCTTTCGAAGTGGATGGTTTCGGCAATCAACTGTTAATGGATGATGCCAATGTGCCGAGCCTTATCGCCTTGCCTTATCTGGGAGACGTAAAAGTGAACGATCCGATTTATCAGAATACCCGCAAATTCGTATGGAGTGAGGATAATCCTTACTTCTTCAAAGGTACTGCCGGAGAGGGTATCGGTGGCCCGCATATCGGATATGACATGATTTGGCCGATGAGCATTATGATGAAAGCGTTCACCAGCCAGAACGATGCGGAAATCAAGACTTGCATCAAAATGCTGATGGACACGGATGCCGGAACAGGTTTCATGCACGAATCCTTCCATAAAAATGACCCGAAAAACTTCACCCGCTCCTGGTTTGCATGGCAGAATACACTGTTCGGGGAGTTAATCCTGAAACTTGTCAACGAAGGAAAAGTGGACTTATTGAACAGTATCCGGTAG
- a CDS encoding glycoside hydrolase family 76 protein, giving the protein MRNICFAACMLFCLTSAAGKTPGNTRYLSIADSILYNVLNLYQTNDGLLTETYPVNPDQKITYLAGGTQQNGTLKASFLWPYSGMMSGCVALYKATGNKKYKKILEKRILPGMEQYWDESRLPACYQSYPAKYGQHGRYYDDNIWIALDYCDYYQLTHKPAYLKKAVALYQYIYSGWSDEMGGGIFWCEQQKEAKHTCSNAPSTVLGVKLYRLTKDARYLEKAKETYAWTKKHLCDPDDHLYWDNINLKGGISKDKYAYNSGQMIQAGVLLYEETGDEQYLRDAQQTAAGTDAFFRTKADKKDPAVKVHKDMAWFNVILFRGLKALYKVNKNPTYVDAMADNAVHAWESYRDENGLLGRDWSGHNEEQYKWLLDNACLIELFAEI; this is encoded by the coding sequence ATGAGAAATATATGTTTTGCAGCCTGTATGCTATTTTGCCTTACTTCCGCAGCTGGAAAGACTCCGGGAAATACCCGCTATCTTTCTATTGCCGACTCGATTCTATATAATGTCTTGAATCTGTATCAGACAAATGACGGACTACTGACAGAAACGTATCCCGTCAATCCCGACCAGAAAATCACTTATCTGGCAGGCGGTACGCAACAGAACGGAACGCTGAAAGCGTCTTTCCTATGGCCGTACTCCGGGATGATGTCGGGCTGTGTGGCGCTATACAAAGCTACGGGAAATAAAAAGTACAAAAAGATACTCGAAAAGCGGATTCTTCCGGGAATGGAGCAGTATTGGGACGAAAGCCGCCTGCCAGCCTGCTACCAGTCGTATCCTGCCAAGTATGGGCAGCACGGACGTTATTATGACGACAACATCTGGATTGCACTGGATTACTGCGACTACTACCAATTGACGCACAAGCCTGCTTATTTGAAGAAAGCCGTCGCACTGTATCAATATATTTACAGCGGATGGAGCGATGAAATGGGGGGAGGCATCTTCTGGTGCGAACAGCAGAAAGAGGCGAAGCATACTTGTTCCAACGCCCCGTCGACAGTGCTCGGTGTCAAACTGTACCGGCTGACAAAAGACGCCAGGTATCTGGAAAAGGCGAAAGAGACTTATGCCTGGACAAAAAAGCATCTCTGCGACCCTGACGACCACCTTTACTGGGACAATATCAACCTGAAAGGAGGCATCTCCAAAGACAAATATGCCTACAACAGCGGACAGATGATTCAAGCGGGCGTATTGCTTTACGAGGAAACAGGGGACGAACAGTACTTGCGCGACGCACAACAGACAGCCGCAGGAACAGACGCATTTTTCCGTACAAAAGCCGACAAGAAAGACCCGGCAGTCAAGGTGCATAAAGACATGGCGTGGTTCAACGTGATTTTATTCAGAGGACTGAAAGCCCTGTATAAAGTCAACAAGAATCCGACGTATGTCGATGCCATGGCAGACAATGCCGTGCATGCCTGGGAAAGCTACCGGGACGAAAACGGACTATTAGGCCGGGATTGGTCGGGACACAACGAAGAGCAGTATAAATGGCTGCTCGACAATGCTTGTCTCATCGAATTATTTGCCGAAATTTAA
- a CDS encoding endonuclease/exonuclease/phosphatase family protein: MKLKSLLFIAIVAIVFCGCQSNYQPTSITVASYNLRNANGSDSVNGNGWGQRYPVIAQMVQYHDFDIFGTQECFIHQLKDMKEALPGYDYIGVGRDDGKEKGEHSAIFYRTDKFDVIEKGDFWLSETPDVPSKGWDAVLPRICSWGHFKCKDTGFEFLFFNLHMDHIGKKARVESAFLVQDKMKELGKGKDLPAILTGDFNVDQTHQSYDAFVSKGVLCDSYEKCDFRYAINGTFNDFDPDSFTESRIDHVFVSPSFHVKRYGVLTDTYRSIVGNGEKKQANDCPEEIDIKAYQARTPSDHFPVKVELEFDERQQK; the protein is encoded by the coding sequence ATGAAACTTAAAAGCCTTTTATTTATTGCTATTGTTGCGATAGTCTTTTGCGGTTGCCAAAGTAACTATCAGCCTACTTCCATCACCGTTGCCTCCTACAATCTGAGAAACGCCAACGGCAGCGACTCCGTCAACGGAAACGGTTGGGGACAACGTTATCCGGTCATTGCCCAAATGGTGCAATACCACGATTTCGACATTTTCGGCACGCAGGAGTGCTTCATTCATCAACTGAAGGACATGAAAGAGGCATTGCCCGGCTATGACTATATCGGTGTAGGCCGCGACGACGGCAAGGAGAAAGGTGAACATTCTGCTATTTTCTATCGTACGGACAAGTTCGACGTGATAGAGAAAGGCGATTTCTGGTTGTCGGAAACTCCCGACGTGCCGAGCAAAGGTTGGGATGCCGTACTGCCGCGTATTTGCAGTTGGGGACATTTCAAATGCAAGGACACCGGTTTCGAATTCCTTTTCTTCAACCTGCACATGGATCACATAGGAAAGAAGGCACGCGTGGAAAGCGCATTCCTCGTACAGGACAAGATGAAGGAACTCGGCAAAGGCAAAGACCTTCCGGCTATCCTGACGGGGGATTTCAATGTCGACCAGACTCACCAGTCGTATGATGCTTTCGTGAGCAAAGGGGTATTGTGCGACTCTTACGAGAAGTGTGATTTCCGCTATGCCATCAACGGCACGTTCAATGACTTCGACCCGGACAGCTTTACGGAAAGCCGTATCGACCATGTGTTCGTGTCGCCGTCTTTCCACGTGAAAAGATACGGCGTACTGACGGATACATACCGCAGCATCGTAGGAAACGGCGAGAAGAAGCAGGCGAACGACTGTCCGGAAGAAATCGACATCAAGGCTTACCAGGCACGCACGCCTTCCGACCATTTTCCCGTGAAGGTGGAACTGGAGTTTGACGAGCGGCAACAGAAATAA